ACCATCGTGAAGAAGGAAATACTGAGTCTGAGAGCAGAAGACCGTAGACTGGGGATGGCGGCATCAACATGCCAGCCGTGTATCTCGCATCTTCCTGTGCTCGGGACAACTTCTAGCCAGCAGATCCGCATCTCTGGGCCTCTTGGCCGTTTTCGTGGCGCAGCAGGATGGCACACTGCCAGTGCATGCCACACCGAGAGAAATGCTCAACCAGGGCTTCTGGAGAGCCGGTTTGTAGAGATGCCAGCTCCCTTGTCGCTGAATTGGGGGAATCCTAATGAGTGTATGACGTCCTTTCTGATCTCGCTCTCGGGTATAAGCTTCCCGTGCAAGCTGGGACCCCGGACTGACAGTGCGTCTTGCCTGCGTCGCTTTCCCGCCCTCCGGCCACTGGCATCTGCCCTCCTCAGCGAAGCTACGTGCCTGGTCGCTGttcttcagtgtctcttctggGACGTACCATGCGCTGACGTGACTTTCAGCCATCTCGGTCTTGAGTTCCTGATCCCTGCAGCGGGCACCTTGAGCCCTAAGTTGAAAATTACTTCAGGAATTCAAGAAAATGTACGTGAAGCATCTGGCCGGTACTTAGCAAGTAGGGAGCAACCCAGGTCCTGTCCGTTTCTCGTTTCTCAGCACAGCTCACAATCCCCCAACTCCTAAGAACCAGCAAGAGGCAAGTGCGGTGTTGGCGGTCTGTTGAGAGCCCCCTGGATAGCTGGTCTCCAGGGCTGGTGGGTGTCCGGGACAGAAGCCGTCCTAGCCCCTCAGAGGTCCCTCCACTGCTCGCGGGAGGTGACCCAGGGCCTTCATCTGCCCTTCCCGTCAGAGCCTGGATCCGGCCTCACATCGCTGAGCGCCGAGGCAGCGTCGTGCATGAGTGCGGGACCAGAGGCGCCTGCCTTGGATCTGTCGGGTCTCCGGTGAAGGCCcaggctcttttctctttcttcctcctcacgtGGGTCtcacccccacccatccccagaaGAGGCCCGTTGGTTTCCCTCCAGCGCTTCACGGTTCCTTCCCCAGATGCCGGAGGTTGTTGGCTTCCCATCCGCGCTTCCGAGCTCACGGATTACTCCAAGGCAGCGCACCCGCCCAGCGCTGGGGCTCTCGGTCCGTGACGTCCCCCGTCCTTCCTTTTCTCGGTGCCCTGTAGATCCTGACGCCATATCGCCTGCCAATTGCGGAGCATGATGTGTTTGTCCCAAAACTGCCCGAGTCCTCTGCACACccctgccacccccgccccccaatcccACCTCCCGCCGAGGTCCTGTGGACCAGGAGGCCCAAGCAGAATGGGCCTTCCGTGACCCCGGAAGATGTGCGTGTGGAGACGTGGCCCGCGGGCGCGAGGCCTCCGCAGGCTCCCCTGTCTCTGAGCGGGAGGAGTGCACGTTGGGCAGGCTGGTGCCGACCACCGCGAAAGGGCCCCCGTGTTCCCAGGAGCTCTAAAGGGCAAGGCCGCTGTCCTGACACTGGGCTGGAGGTCCCCGCGTGGTGCCACTCGGCTGTCTACCACTTTGTCCCAGATATCACCCGCATCTACAGGACAAGAGGACTTCCGCGGGCCTCGAAGACACTCGGACCAGCATCTTGCTGGTGCTCTGGCCCAGGCTGTTGCCTAACTCGCCTGCTCGTGGGTATGTGAGCGCCCTTGAGCAAGGGCCGGAGACGTAGCCTGGCGCCTGAGTGCTTCCCTGTCAGCTCAGCTCTGGGACAGAACGTCCCTAGATTCCCTCATCCTCACACGGAGATAGGAATTTGTGGGGGCAGGCTAGGAGTCTCCAAACGGGTCATTAGTGCatgtgggctgtgggctgtgaCCTGTACAGAAACCGTTAGGTCGCGCATGCCGTACGGGGACACGGACAGCGTTATGGTATGCAGATCGGTACTGGGTTTATTAAGACACTCATGTGAGAGTCCCTGTGTCTAGGGAGACATGCAGAAGGGTCCCGACAGGAAGAAATCAGCATCCAAGGACCATGAATGCAGCGAGAAGGAAACCCTCCTTGCGCAGACACCAATAGTTGCAAAAGAATGCATTTCTACCAGGTGTGAGGGGCTTTATTTCTCCAAGGTCGTCAGGCAGGATGACCCTCTTGACTGTGGAGTCAAGGCAGAGATCTTGACTCCATGTCCGGATGCGTGACGCTGGCAGGGGACTCCCAAgacctgaggaagaagagaatcagGAGAAGTGGTCCACACTTCCTCCAGCCGATGTCCAAGGCTTTGAACAGGCAGGTGAGTCGCAGAAATGTTGGCGACTGCATGCTGGGTTTGGGCAACGTTGGGCAGTGTCCGTTTCCCCGCTGGCCAATCGGTGCTGTGTGCCGTTGTGGGTTGTTGGTGAGGCGGTTGTCAGGAGGAAGTGTGGCAGCCGCCGGACACGCAGCAGGGGTGGCCGCGGCCGCCGTGGGTATGTGGTGGTCCTCCAGCAGGCGTTATGGCGGCGGTTTGGCTGGCAAGCAGGCTAGCAGCAGCTGGATCCACAGCCCTGGGCGAGGCATCCAGGCAAGCAGCAACAGGTGGGGTGGTAGCAGGTCCTCGTGCAGTACACAGGGGTACAGCAGGCTGGCtgacagcagctggagccacagcaagTTTGTCCGCAGCCGCTGGACCCACAGCAGCTGGGCTGacagcagctggacacacagcagctgggccggcagcaggtggtcctgcagcaggtggtctggcagcaaGTTGGGCGGCAGCAGCAAGGCTGGCAGCAGCAggacccacagcagctggacccgcagccgccgccgcacCCGCAGCAGCTGGgccggcagcaggtggtcctgcagcaggtggtctggcagcaaGTTGGGCGGCAGCAGCAAGGCTGGCAGCAGCAggacccacagcagctggacCCGCAGCCGCCTTGTCCACAGCCACCGCCGCACCCgcagcagctgggctggcagcaggtggtcctgcagcaggtggtcctgcagcacgTAGGCTggcagcaaggggagcagcacgATTCGGTCATGGTGTCACAGGTGGAGGGGGAGCTTCTGTTCCGAGGTGAGTTTCTCAGATTCATTTGTCTCGTCTTCCTGTGGGGATTTTATGCACCGGGTCCCCACATTTGGACCAATGGGCATGACTTCCTTGCCGATTGTTGACATCGTTTTCCTGATGATGCGGgaatggaagaagaggaagtttttttccccctaatgttaGGAATCTTGAGCAAATAAGTGCTTAACGTGTTTCTTAATTGGGGATAACTCGTGGAAACATTTCAGATGAAAACAAGGTGGTCACATCAGCATCTGCGTTCGTGCTCTATGAATTTCATCGTGTGTTACAAGTCCCACTGGCCTGGGAAGAGGTTGGCGAGTCGGCTTGGCGGTCCTTCCCCGGCGCTGGTCCCTGGCTTACATGTAGACTGGCAGCATGCCTCGTGAGGAAGTGGCAACATGCCTAGCGATGAGCCGAAGTCATGCCTGAGCCCAAGTCGGTTTCCCCACCAAGCCTGATTCCAGACTCCCACAGGCATCTGTCTCttggagccccccaccccgcagctgcATATCCCAGTGCGATCAAAGACTCTGGGCTGCAGGATATGCGAGTTCATCTCCTCCGTCTGTGAAGGCAGAATCAAGCAGGGCGATAGAAACAGCCGCAGTCCACCCAGACGAAGCAAGCAGCAGTCACCGAACTTCCTGAGAGACAGCAGTCCCGCGTCACGCAGCAAAGCAGAGGGCTTTTCCAGGACGTGGGACCGTCCGAGACACAAGTGGGGCAGTTCGGGGGATAACGGGATGAGTTGGAGACTCTCGTCCTCTCCTTGTTAACCCGCCAAGCCTGTTCCCCAGCGTCACTGGGTATACAGTTCtcgttttctcttcctcccttcttgcctccgtccgtctacctccctctctccctgcctccctcctcctccgctcctccttcctcttccccctgtgTCTTCCTCTTATACAAATGTGTGCCTGTCCACCATCGTGAAGAAGGAAATACTGAGTCTGAGAGCAGAAGACCGTAGACTGGGGATGGCGGCATCAACATGCCAGCCGTGTATCTCGCATCTTCCTGTGCTCGGGACAACTTCTAGCCAGCAGATCCGCATCTCTGGGCCTCTTGGCCGTTTTCGTGGCGCAGCAGGATGGCACGCTGCCAGTGCATGCCACACCGAGAGAAATGCTCAACCAGGGCTTCTGGAGAGCCGGTTTGTAGAGATGCCAGCTCCCTTGTCGCTGAATTGGGGGAATCCTAATGAGTGTATGACGTCCTTTCTGATCTCGCTCTCGGGTATAAGCTTCCCGTGCAAGCTGGGACCCCGGACTGACAGTGCGTCTTGCCTGCGTCGCTTTCCCGCCCTCCGGCCACTGGCATCTGCCCTCCTCAGCGAAGCTACGTGCCTGGTCGCTGttcttcagtgtctcttctggGACGTACCATGCGCTGACGTGACTTTCAGCCATCTCGGTCTTGAGTTCCTGATCCCTGCAGCGGGCACCTTGAGCCCTAAGTTGAAAATTACTTCAGGAATTCAAGAAAATGTACGTGAAGCATCTGGCCGGTACTTAGCAAGTAGGGAGCAACCCAGGTCCTGTCCGTTTCTCGTTTCTCAGCACAGCTCACAATCCCCCAACTCCTAAGAACCAGCAAGAGGCAAGTGCGGTGTTGGCGGTCTGTTGAGAGCCCCCTGGATAGCTGGTCTCCAGGGCTGGTGGGTGTCCGGGACAGAAGCCGTCCTAGCCCCTCAGAGGTCCCTCCACTGCTCGCGGGAGGTGACCCAGGGCCTTCATCTGCCCTTCCCGTCAGAGCCTGGATCCGGCCTCACATCGCTGAGCGCCGAGGCAGCGTCGTGCATGAGTGCGGGACCAGAGGCGCCTGCCTTGGATCTGTCGGGACTCCGGTGAAGGCCcaggctcttttctctttcttcctcctcacgtGGGTCtcacccccacccatccccagaaGAGGCCCGTTGGTTTCCCTCCAGCGCTTCACGGTTCCTTCCCCAGATGCCGGAGGTTGTTGGCTTCCCATCCGCGCTTCCGAGCTCACGGATTACTCCAAGGCAGCGCACCCGCCCAGCGCTGGGGCTCTCGGTCCGTGACGTCCCCCGTCCTTCCTTTTCTCGGTGCCCTGTAGATCCTGACGCCATATCGCCTGCCAATTGCGGAGCATGATGTGTTTGTCCCAAAACTGCCCGAGTCCTCTGCACACccctgccacccccgccccccaatcccACCTCCCGCCGAGGTCCTGTGGACCAGGAGGCCCAAGCAGAATGGGCCTTCCGTGACCCCGGAAGATGTGCGTGTGGAGACGT
This portion of the Mustela erminea isolate mMusErm1 unplaced genomic scaffold, mMusErm1.Pri scaffold_43_arrow_ctg1, whole genome shotgun sequence genome encodes:
- the LOC116583989 gene encoding keratin-associated protein 9-8-like — translated: MTESCCSPCCQPTCCRTTCCRTTCCQPSCCGCGGGCGQGGCGSSCCGSCCCQPCCCRPTCCQTTCCRTTCCRPSCCGCGGGCGSSCCGSCCCQPCCCRPTCCQTTCCRTTCCRPSCCVSSCCQPSCCGSSGCGQTCCGSSCCQPACCTPVYCTRTCYHPTCCCLPGCLAQGCGSSCC